Proteins encoded within one genomic window of Nordella sp. HKS 07:
- a CDS encoding LacI family DNA-binding transcriptional regulator, with protein sequence MSARQRATPTIQDVADLAGVSRAVASRALSAEKRPVSPDKRERVLKAAQQLGFRVNLLAQSLTTKTVNLIAVVVNHIHDLSDLDLFDLLLAETQAIGKQVILIRVGSIDRVEEFLRQGIAYHVDAALVFSDFADAATVREMFRSDLVVMLNGRHDRQSPAVIPDEAMGIGEAVADAARKGVKTAGLVTGRASSLVEQARAAFYREAFERHGIRLIRSVQGDYSYSSGHDAAKSFAGEDCPDAVFCTSDAMAMGILDACRADFPENRPQRFRLYGFDNLSLLDFDAYPIASIGYDKLAYVRQVVRFLTTPEAYILGQKPVAIPTRFIPRSTA encoded by the coding sequence ATGAGCGCAAGGCAGCGGGCGACCCCGACGATACAGGATGTGGCGGATCTGGCGGGAGTTTCCCGAGCGGTGGCTTCGCGCGCCCTTTCGGCCGAAAAACGCCCGGTTTCGCCCGACAAGCGCGAGCGCGTGCTGAAGGCCGCCCAACAGCTCGGCTTCCGCGTCAATCTCCTGGCGCAGAGCCTCACCACCAAGACGGTCAATCTCATCGCCGTCGTCGTCAACCACATCCATGATCTTTCCGACCTCGATCTCTTCGATCTTCTCCTGGCCGAGACCCAGGCCATCGGCAAGCAGGTCATCCTCATCCGCGTCGGCTCCATCGACCGGGTGGAGGAGTTCCTGCGCCAGGGCATTGCCTATCATGTCGACGCCGCCCTGGTGTTCTCGGATTTCGCCGACGCCGCGACGGTGCGCGAGATGTTCCGATCCGATCTGGTCGTCATGCTCAACGGCCGGCACGATCGGCAGTCGCCGGCGGTCATTCCCGACGAGGCGATGGGCATCGGCGAGGCGGTGGCCGACGCGGCACGCAAAGGGGTGAAGACGGCGGGACTCGTCACCGGACGCGCCTCCTCGCTGGTCGAGCAGGCGCGCGCAGCCTTCTATCGCGAAGCATTCGAGCGACATGGCATCAGGCTCATCAGAAGCGTGCAGGGCGACTACTCCTATTCCAGCGGGCATGATGCGGCGAAGAGTTTTGCCGGTGAGGATTGCCCCGATGCCGTCTTCTGTACTTCGGACGCCATGGCGATGGGTATCCTCGATGCCTGCCGCGCCGATTTTCCCGAGAACCGGCCGCAACGCTTCCGGCTCTATGGTTTCGACAATCTGTCGCTGCTCGATTTCGATGCCTATCCGATCGCGTCGATCGGCTATGACAAGCTGGCCTATGTGAGGCAGGTGGTGCGGTTTCTCACCACACCGGAAGCCTATAT
- a CDS encoding ROK family protein, with amino-acid sequence MIICFDIGGSAIKGALARGPAALTALDRRPTPPRDYDAFVSTIAGMVAQAPAPADAPVAIAITGVIDPDTGIIKCANIPCVDGRHISADLARRLGRPVRIANDADCFALAEALEGAGRGHRIVFGAILGSGVGGGLVIDGRIVTGPGGFAGEWGHGPVAATRAGTPPVAIPHFTCGCGRKGCVNTIGGARGMELLHRHLHSIDLPSTVVMAAWLAGDPLAEHTIDCQIDLLASPLALAINIVGAGKVPVGGGLAREPRFIARLDAEVRRRILRRLDSPLVVPGELSLDPGLVGAALLGFSEQMK; translated from the coding sequence ATGATCATCTGTTTCGACATAGGCGGTTCCGCGATCAAGGGCGCCCTCGCCCGCGGCCCCGCGGCATTGACCGCGCTCGACCGCCGGCCGACGCCACCACGGGACTACGACGCATTCGTTTCGACCATCGCCGGCATGGTTGCGCAGGCGCCTGCCCCAGCGGACGCGCCTGTTGCGATTGCGATCACCGGTGTCATCGATCCCGACACGGGCATCATCAAATGCGCCAACATCCCCTGCGTCGACGGGCGCCATATCTCGGCCGACCTCGCTCGCAGACTGGGCCGCCCGGTGCGCATCGCCAATGATGCCGACTGTTTCGCGCTTGCCGAGGCGCTCGAAGGTGCGGGGCGCGGCCACCGCATCGTCTTCGGCGCCATTCTCGGCAGCGGCGTCGGCGGCGGCCTCGTCATCGACGGCCGCATTGTTACCGGACCAGGCGGCTTTGCGGGCGAATGGGGTCACGGTCCAGTCGCCGCGACCCGGGCCGGCACGCCGCCCGTCGCCATTCCGCATTTCACCTGCGGCTGCGGCCGCAAGGGCTGCGTCAACACCATTGGCGGCGCCCGCGGCATGGAGCTTCTGCACCGCCATCTCCATAGCATCGATCTGCCCAGCACCGTCGTCATGGCGGCGTGGCTCGCCGGCGATCCCTTGGCCGAGCACACGATCGACTGCCAGATCGATCTCCTGGCGAGTCCGCTGGCGCTTGCGATCAATATTGTCGGCGCCGGCAAGGTGCCGGTGGGCGGTGGTCTCGCGCGCGAACCGCGCTTCATCGCCAGGCTTGATGCCGAAGTCCGCCGCCGTATCCTGCGCCGGCTCGATTCCCCGCTCGTCGTGCCCGGCGAGCTTTCGCTCGATCCGGGCCTTGTCGGGGCGGCTCTCCTCGGATTCTCGGAACAGATGAAATGA
- a CDS encoding copper homeostasis protein CutC: MTRPLLEVCVADAESLAAAVAGGADRIELCSALELGGLTPAPGLMRLAAKAPIPVYAMVRPRSGDFVFTADEMEIMLADIDAIRGFGLKGVVVGASRPDGTLDADLLRRLRDRAQGLGATLHRAFDIVPDFAAALETAIELGFERILTSGGAATATDGIAQLRSLNSAARGRISIMPGSGLTPQNVQHLLQAVPATEVHSSCSAARTTANERAVGLHLAQASHRRTDKEMVAEFKRALGD; the protein is encoded by the coding sequence ATGACCCGTCCTTTGCTCGAAGTCTGCGTCGCCGACGCCGAAAGCCTTGCCGCCGCCGTCGCGGGCGGTGCCGATCGCATCGAGCTCTGTTCGGCACTGGAACTGGGCGGCCTCACCCCCGCCCCCGGCCTCATGCGGCTTGCGGCCAAGGCGCCCATCCCCGTCTATGCCATGGTCCGCCCGCGCAGTGGCGACTTCGTCTTCACGGCCGATGAGATGGAGATCATGCTCGCCGATATCGATGCCATTCGCGGCTTCGGGCTGAAGGGCGTGGTCGTCGGCGCCTCGCGGCCTGACGGCACGCTCGATGCGGACCTCCTGCGCCGCCTGCGCGACAGGGCCCAGGGTCTCGGCGCCACATTGCACCGTGCTTTCGATATTGTACCCGACTTCGCCGCCGCGCTCGAAACCGCGATCGAACTCGGTTTCGAGCGGATTCTCACCTCCGGCGGCGCGGCAACCGCAACCGATGGCATCGCGCAATTGCGCTCCCTCAACAGCGCCGCGCGGGGCCGCATTTCCATCATGCCGGGCTCGGGCCTCACGCCGCAGAATGTCCAGCACCTCCTGCAGGCCGTGCCGGCGACGGAGGTTCATAGTTCCTGTTCGGCGGCCCGGACCACGGCGAATGAGCGGGCGGTAGGACTTCACCTGGCGCAGGCGAGCCATCGCCGCACCGACAAGGAAATGGTCGCAGAGTTCAAGCGGGCCCTCGGAGACTGA
- the nanR gene encoding transcriptional regulator NanR produces the protein MTGIPVENRPIRPQKLFEQVSARLEARILDKTYDIGDLLPSERDLMREFGVGRPAIREALIHLRNMGLVELRSGERALVIRPTPEVVVDALSGVARHMLAATDGVRNFQNARLFFEVGLARHAASHATAEDIEQLHAALEINHAALEDLARFEKTDVAFHYVLAVIPRNPIFPAIHAAIAEWLVQQRHITLNWRGRKGTAEQAYQAHKAIYEAIAARDPERAEKAMRGHLAHVASVFWEAMEYDR, from the coding sequence ATGACAGGTATACCAGTCGAGAACCGGCCCATCCGGCCGCAAAAGCTCTTTGAGCAGGTCTCGGCGCGCCTCGAGGCCCGCATCCTCGACAAGACCTATGACATCGGCGATCTCCTGCCCTCCGAACGCGACCTGATGCGTGAATTCGGCGTCGGGCGCCCAGCCATCCGCGAGGCGCTCATCCATTTGCGCAATATGGGACTGGTCGAATTGCGCTCAGGTGAGCGCGCTCTGGTCATCCGGCCGACACCGGAAGTGGTGGTCGATGCGCTTTCCGGCGTCGCCCGGCACATGCTGGCCGCGACCGACGGGGTGCGCAATTTTCAGAATGCGCGTCTCTTTTTCGAGGTCGGCCTGGCGCGTCATGCCGCCAGCCACGCGACCGCGGAAGACATAGAGCAGCTGCATGCGGCGCTCGAGATCAATCACGCCGCCCTCGAGGATCTCGCCCGCTTCGAGAAGACGGATGTCGCCTTTCACTACGTTCTGGCGGTCATCCCGCGCAACCCGATCTTTCCCGCCATCCATGCGGCCATCGCCGAATGGCTGGTACAGCAGCGCCATATCACGCTGAACTGGCGCGGTCGCAAGGGCACCGCCGAGCAGGCCTATCAGGCGCACAAGGCCATCTATGAAGCGATCGCCGCGCGCGATCCCGAGCGCGCCGAGAAGGCCATGCGCGGCCATCTCGCTCATGTCGCCAGTGTGTTCTGGGAAGCGATGGAGTACGATCGGTGA
- a CDS encoding putative quinol monooxygenase: MSGYVILVDFLLKPGCKSEFRRAIDANARSTCQTEPGCRHFDVVEPRDEPDRVILYEIYDDRAAFEEHLKTPHLAAFEAASSHLVTKKNVIAADLVCEGSKI, from the coding sequence GTGAGCGGCTATGTCATCCTGGTCGACTTCCTGCTGAAGCCGGGATGCAAATCGGAATTCCGCCGCGCCATCGATGCCAATGCCCGCTCCACTTGCCAGACCGAGCCGGGTTGCCGCCATTTCGATGTCGTGGAGCCCAGAGACGAGCCCGATCGCGTCATTCTCTATGAGATCTATGACGACCGCGCCGCCTTCGAGGAACATTTGAAGACGCCGCATCTTGCCGCCTTCGAAGCGGCGAGCAGTCACCTTGTGACGAAAAAGAACGTGATCGCAGCCGATCTCGTCTGTGAGGGATCGAAGATTTAG
- a CDS encoding HpcH/HpaI aldolase/citrate lyase family protein, translating into MSASGLKAMSKTKSPKFGHFIVEFATPGIGHIMKSAGCDFTLFDLEHSGFGFETVKSALRYFEAADLPAIVRVPSREYHHIARAMDMGAEGLMLPMVGNVDEVRHIVNSMKYHPQGKRGVALQVAHDRYRPGTVADKFTTANQRTTLFCQIETVEGVENADAMAAIEGVDCLWVGHFDLSVSLGIPGQFEHKDFKRAIERTIAATKKHKKALGRLVPTVEAGIEINKQGFDFVCYSGDVWLLHAAIEDGIKKLRAGCKKK; encoded by the coding sequence ATGAGTGCTTCTGGCCTCAAAGCCATGTCGAAGACGAAATCGCCGAAATTCGGGCATTTCATCGTGGAATTCGCGACCCCCGGCATCGGCCATATCATGAAGTCGGCGGGCTGCGACTTCACTCTGTTCGACCTCGAGCATTCCGGCTTCGGCTTCGAGACGGTGAAGAGCGCATTGCGCTATTTCGAAGCCGCCGATCTGCCGGCCATCGTCCGCGTGCCCTCGCGCGAGTACCACCATATAGCCCGCGCCATGGATATGGGCGCCGAAGGTCTCATGCTGCCGATGGTCGGCAATGTCGACGAGGTGCGCCACATCGTGAACTCCATGAAATACCATCCACAGGGCAAGCGCGGCGTGGCGCTCCAGGTGGCGCATGACCGCTACCGGCCGGGCACGGTCGCCGACAAATTCACCACCGCCAATCAACGCACCACCCTCTTCTGCCAGATCGAGACGGTGGAGGGAGTCGAGAATGCCGACGCCATGGCGGCGATCGAGGGAGTCGATTGCCTGTGGGTCGGCCATTTCGATTTGTCGGTATCGCTCGGCATACCTGGCCAGTTCGAGCACAAGGACTTCAAGCGCGCCATCGAACGCACCATCGCCGCCACCAAGAAGCACAAGAAGGCGCTGGGCCGGCTGGTGCCGACTGTCGAAGCCGGTATCGAAATCAACAAGCAGGGCTTCGACTTCGTCTGCTACTCGGGCGATGTCTGGCTGCTGCACGCCGCGATCGAGGACGGCATCAAGAAGCTGCGCGCCGGCTGCAAGAAGAAATAG
- a CDS encoding NAD(P)-dependent oxidoreductase, producing MPEPFRVALSGDFKKADGSPTYPDFDLAPLKNAPGVEMAFLDSTNPLRADQLEDFDALILLAHRFAADSVPKSGRLAAVARFGVGYDTVDVPACSKAGIALVITPDGVRRPVAVSIITLILALTGKLLIKDGLTREAAAGFARRSDHMGMGLVGRTLGSIGIGNIGAEMFRMAKPFDMKFIAHDPFADRKVAAELGIELVPLEEVFRSSDIVSVSCPLSPETHHLVNADRLALMKPTAFFINTARGPIVDQKALTKVLQERRIAGAGLDVLEQEPPDSDDPILKLDNVILAPHALCWTDQCFAGNGAADVKAVLDVQHGREPRGIVNRDVLNHPDWQRRIADFARRFGG from the coding sequence ATGCCTGAACCATTTCGCGTCGCCCTTTCCGGCGATTTCAAGAAGGCCGATGGATCGCCGACCTATCCCGATTTCGACCTGGCGCCGCTGAAGAACGCCCCCGGTGTCGAGATGGCCTTTCTCGATTCCACCAATCCGCTTCGCGCCGATCAGCTCGAGGATTTCGACGCCCTGATCCTGCTGGCGCATCGCTTCGCGGCGGACAGCGTGCCGAAATCGGGCCGGCTCGCCGCGGTGGCGCGTTTTGGCGTCGGCTATGACACTGTCGATGTGCCCGCCTGCAGCAAGGCCGGCATCGCACTGGTGATCACGCCAGACGGCGTGCGCCGCCCGGTCGCCGTATCGATCATCACCCTCATTCTCGCTTTGACCGGCAAGCTCCTGATCAAGGACGGCCTTACGCGCGAGGCGGCGGCGGGCTTCGCCAGGCGCTCCGACCATATGGGCATGGGCTTGGTCGGTCGCACGCTGGGCTCGATCGGCATCGGCAATATCGGCGCCGAGATGTTCCGCATGGCGAAGCCCTTCGACATGAAGTTCATCGCCCATGATCCCTTCGCCGACAGAAAGGTCGCGGCTGAGCTCGGCATCGAGCTCGTCCCGCTCGAGGAGGTTTTCCGCAGTTCCGACATCGTGTCGGTCAGTTGCCCCTTGAGTCCCGAGACCCATCATCTCGTCAATGCCGATCGCCTCGCCTTGATGAAGCCCACGGCCTTTTTTATCAATACCGCGCGCGGCCCCATCGTCGACCAGAAGGCGCTGACGAAAGTGCTTCAGGAACGCCGTATCGCCGGCGCCGGGCTCGACGTGCTCGAGCAGGAGCCGCCCGATTCCGACGATCCGATCCTCAAGCTCGACAATGTCATCCTGGCGCCGCATGCCTTGTGCTGGACCGATCAGTGCTTCGCCGGCAACGGCGCCGCCGATGTGAAGGCCGTGCTCGACGTCCAGCACGGCCGCGAGCCGCGCGGCATCGTCAACCGGGATGTGCTCAACCATCCCGACTGGCAAAGGCGCATCGCCGACTTCGCCCGCAGATTTGGAGGGTAG
- a CDS encoding extracellular solute-binding protein codes for MNNREKRDFEAGLNAELDAWLRGENTRRSFIKKFGLMTGLLATSGGILSPWTENALAQAAVDLADPSTPLGKAQAAAMKASTEGPADGSAYRAVQAAKQYSGVTINMTYETGLQALDPRNFSGPVWEQLTGIKSNVVELTNPDQYSKAVAEHIAGSGAYDVLDISPAWTPSMADGGVIAPLDDYIAKYMNQADLDDVHPLYKALPTYKGKIWGFFDDGDMFALYYRKDIFEDAKLKEAYQAKFSKALEPPKTWEEYAQIAQFITDNLAPNVYGAGHFRKAGSPGNQFDFLQQFRANGGVLFGDDMKAGLSSDAGMKTLTNMLAANAASIPGNNELDAVSLWAAFLQGKVAMIYSWPPTGRMAANYSQSAKAINFVPQSTIAGKVGYAVVPGNPEHATGYNKALSADSRNADAAYLFMQWVTSPPVSLARVMLPYALRDPYRLSHFKSELYGDLFPSAKEYLINLNNSANVGLLDIIMPGAQDYFLSLDRMCTSVWAGTDPKAALETAAAEWDQTTERLGVDQQKAYYEDFKKLPGSSADHTVEKMGLAVKL; via the coding sequence ATGAATAATCGTGAAAAGCGTGATTTCGAAGCGGGCCTCAATGCCGAGCTCGATGCTTGGCTCAGAGGCGAGAACACCCGCCGCAGCTTCATCAAGAAATTCGGCTTGATGACCGGCCTGCTGGCCACCTCGGGCGGCATTTTGAGCCCCTGGACGGAGAACGCCCTGGCGCAGGCGGCCGTCGATCTTGCCGATCCCTCGACGCCGCTCGGCAAGGCGCAAGCCGCCGCGATGAAGGCCTCGACAGAAGGCCCGGCCGACGGCTCCGCCTATCGCGCCGTCCAGGCGGCAAAGCAATATAGCGGCGTCACCATCAACATGACCTATGAGACGGGCCTTCAGGCGCTTGATCCGCGCAACTTCTCCGGGCCCGTCTGGGAACAGCTCACCGGCATTAAGTCGAACGTCGTCGAGCTGACTAATCCGGACCAGTATTCGAAGGCCGTCGCCGAGCATATTGCCGGCTCCGGCGCTTATGACGTCCTCGATATCTCACCCGCCTGGACGCCGTCGATGGCGGATGGCGGCGTGATCGCGCCGCTCGATGACTATATCGCGAAATATATGAATCAGGCCGATCTCGACGACGTGCATCCGCTCTACAAGGCGCTGCCTACCTACAAGGGCAAGATCTGGGGCTTCTTCGATGATGGCGACATGTTCGCTCTCTATTATCGCAAGGACATTTTCGAGGATGCCAAGCTGAAGGAGGCCTATCAGGCCAAGTTCTCGAAAGCGCTCGAACCTCCCAAGACCTGGGAAGAATATGCGCAGATCGCCCAGTTCATCACCGACAATCTGGCGCCCAATGTCTACGGCGCCGGGCACTTCCGCAAGGCAGGGAGCCCTGGCAACCAATTCGATTTCCTGCAGCAATTCAGGGCCAATGGCGGCGTGCTGTTCGGTGACGACATGAAGGCCGGACTTAGCTCCGATGCCGGCATGAAGACGCTGACCAACATGCTGGCGGCGAATGCCGCCTCGATCCCCGGCAATAACGAGCTCGATGCCGTCTCGCTGTGGGCGGCGTTCCTGCAGGGCAAGGTGGCGATGATCTATTCATGGCCACCGACCGGGCGCATGGCGGCAAATTATTCCCAAAGCGCAAAGGCGATCAACTTTGTCCCGCAGTCCACGATTGCCGGCAAAGTGGGTTACGCCGTGGTGCCGGGAAATCCGGAGCATGCGACGGGCTACAACAAGGCGCTTTCGGCCGACTCGCGTAACGCCGACGCTGCCTATCTCTTCATGCAATGGGTGACATCGCCACCCGTGTCGCTCGCCCGCGTGATGCTGCCCTATGCGTTGCGCGATCCCTACCGCCTGTCGCATTTCAAGTCGGAGCTCTATGGCGATCTGTTCCCGAGCGCCAAGGAGTATCTGATCAACCTCAACAACTCCGCCAATGTCGGTCTCCTCGACATCATCATGCCGGGCGCCCAGGATTACTTCCTGAGTCTCGACCGCATGTGCACGTCGGTGTGGGCCGGCACCGATCCCAAGGCGGCGCTCGAAACGGCGGCCGCCGAATGGGACCAGACGACGGAGCGCCTGGGTGTCGATCAGCAGAAAGCCTACTATGAGGACTTCAAGAAGCTCCCGGGCTCCTCCGCCGATCACACGGTCGAGAAGATGGGCTTGGCGGTGAAGCTCTAA
- a CDS encoding carbohydrate ABC transporter permease: MTAVPTNRFDALSEWSDRHFKWLLVAPAVLLILALSVYPLLFSVWVLFVNYDFTVPGHAFVGFRNFTRVLADPVARWSLWVTVLLSTINVTLEFLLGLALALAMVRNFRGRGLIMSILIIPLFISPVIVGQAWALLLQRPFGPTNYVLSQILGYEVTIGWLTQAPWNFIALVLADVWQWTPFMFVILLAGLTAIPPNLYEAAELDGVDGWRAFWWITLPQLAPMILLAITFRILDAVRLFDTIFVMTGGGPGTNTYSSSFYLYTLGFTQFHLSEATAGAWIFLLLTAILITFLVRRLLRAEPT; this comes from the coding sequence ATGACCGCCGTACCGACCAATCGCTTCGATGCGCTGTCGGAATGGAGCGACCGCCATTTCAAATGGCTGCTGGTCGCGCCGGCCGTTCTCCTCATCCTGGCGCTCTCGGTCTATCCCCTGCTCTTCTCCGTCTGGGTGCTGTTCGTCAATTACGACTTTACCGTGCCGGGCCACGCCTTCGTGGGCTTTCGCAATTTCACCCGCGTGCTCGCCGACCCGGTCGCACGCTGGTCGCTCTGGGTGACGGTGCTGCTGTCCACCATCAATGTCACCTTAGAATTCCTGCTCGGCCTCGCTTTGGCGCTGGCCATGGTCAGGAACTTCCGCGGCCGCGGCCTGATCATGTCGATCCTGATCATTCCGCTGTTCATCAGCCCGGTCATCGTCGGCCAGGCGTGGGCGCTTCTGCTGCAGCGCCCCTTTGGCCCCACCAACTACGTCTTGAGCCAGATACTGGGTTATGAGGTGACGATTGGCTGGCTCACCCAGGCACCATGGAATTTCATCGCCCTTGTCCTTGCCGACGTCTGGCAATGGACGCCGTTCATGTTCGTGATCCTGCTTGCCGGCCTGACCGCCATTCCGCCCAATCTCTATGAGGCGGCCGAGCTCGATGGCGTCGATGGCTGGCGGGCCTTCTGGTGGATTACCCTGCCGCAGCTCGCGCCCATGATCCTGCTCGCCATCACCTTCCGCATTCTCGATGCGGTGCGCCTGTTCGACACGATCTTCGTGATGACGGGGGGCGGTCCCGGCACCAATACCTATTCGAGCTCCTTCTATCTCTACACGCTGGGCTTCACCCAGTTCCATTTGTCGGAGGCGACCGCTGGCGCCTGGATCTTCCTGCTTCTCACGGCCATCCTGATCACCTTCCTGGTGCGCCGTCTGCTCAGGGCGGAACCGACATGA
- a CDS encoding carbohydrate ABC transporter permease — protein MTRAMFTRANIVRTLFLGLFLLFTFVPLYWMFITSIKPSDDYLAVPPVWFPTKPTLLHYTAALFAYRGLDGLINSVVIAFAATLLSTVFGTLMAYSLARFNTGGQHLSFWVLSQRFLPPIATVLPIFLIYRFVGLHDTHFGLIIAYTVFTLPVTVWMMFAYFRQMPRSLEEAALVDGCTRWQALRRVAIPLAAPGIVAAAVFAFIACWTEFFFALILTSRTAFTLPTVFRAFLGFQGAQYGEASALAMVSLVPSIILGILVQRHLVRGLTLGAVRG, from the coding sequence ATGACCCGCGCCATGTTCACCCGCGCCAATATCGTGCGCACGCTTTTTCTCGGCCTGTTCCTGCTCTTCACCTTCGTGCCGCTCTATTGGATGTTCATCACCTCGATCAAGCCGAGCGATGACTACCTCGCGGTGCCGCCGGTCTGGTTCCCGACCAAGCCGACGCTGCTGCATTACACGGCCGCCCTCTTCGCCTATCGCGGCCTCGACGGCCTCATCAACAGCGTCGTCATCGCGTTCGCCGCGACCTTGCTCTCGACCGTGTTCGGCACTCTGATGGCCTACAGTCTCGCCCGCTTCAATACCGGCGGCCAGCATCTCTCCTTCTGGGTCCTCTCCCAGCGCTTCCTGCCTCCCATCGCCACGGTGCTGCCGATATTCCTGATCTACCGCTTCGTGGGGCTGCACGACACGCATTTCGGCCTGATCATCGCCTACACCGTTTTCACCTTGCCGGTGACGGTGTGGATGATGTTCGCCTATTTCCGCCAGATGCCGAGGTCGCTCGAGGAGGCAGCATTGGTGGATGGCTGCACGCGCTGGCAGGCGTTGCGGCGCGTTGCCATTCCCTTGGCCGCTCCCGGCATCGTCGCCGCCGCGGTCTTCGCCTTTATCGCCTGCTGGACGGAATTCTTCTTCGCCCTGATCCTGACCAGCCGCACCGCTTTCACGCTGCCGACGGTCTTCCGGGCCTTTCTCGGCTTCCAGGGCGCCCAGTATGGCGAGGCGAGCGCGCTCGCCATGGTGTCGCTGGTGCCCTCCATCATCCTCGGCATTCTCGTTCAGCGCCATCTGGTGCGCGGCCTGACGCTGGGCGCCGTGCGCGGCTAG
- a CDS encoding ABC transporter ATP-binding protein — translation MAHVTIKGLHKRFGAVHVVKGIDLAVADGEFAVLVGPSGCGKSTLLRTIAGLEQASEGTIEIGGKVVNDTRPRDRDVAMVFQDYALYPHMTVAQNIGFGLKARNFPKPEIETRVKRAARMLNIDQFLERLPRQLSGGQRQRVAIGRAIVRNPQIFLFDEPLSNLDAQLRDEMRSEIKRLHQELGATMIYVTHDQIEAMTLADRIVLMNAGQIEQSGTPLELYERPRTRFVAGFLGSPKINFINARLDKSGLVFADGQILRLPAEENWRYASHIGKAVVFAIRPQHIDRAPNAKATHLKSAIDIVQPTGARTYATFRVAREPVMAELDAHDAGKPGDQIAVAFDLTHFMLIDPESGNVLGEPS, via the coding sequence ATGGCTCACGTCACTATCAAGGGACTGCACAAGCGCTTCGGAGCCGTGCATGTCGTGAAGGGCATCGACCTCGCCGTCGCCGATGGCGAATTCGCTGTCCTGGTCGGTCCCTCGGGCTGTGGCAAGTCGACCCTTCTGCGCACCATTGCCGGGCTCGAACAGGCAAGCGAAGGCACGATCGAGATCGGCGGCAAGGTTGTGAACGACACGCGTCCGCGCGACCGCGATGTGGCCATGGTCTTCCAGGACTACGCCCTCTATCCGCATATGACGGTGGCGCAGAATATCGGCTTCGGCCTCAAGGCCCGCAATTTCCCCAAACCCGAGATCGAAACCAGGGTCAAACGCGCCGCCAGGATGCTGAACATCGATCAATTTCTCGAACGCCTGCCGCGCCAGCTGTCGGGCGGTCAGCGCCAGCGTGTCGCCATCGGCCGCGCCATCGTGCGCAACCCGCAGATCTTCCTGTTCGACGAGCCGCTCTCCAATCTCGACGCGCAACTGCGCGATGAGATGCGCAGCGAGATCAAGCGCCTGCATCAGGAGCTCGGCGCCACCATGATCTATGTGACGCATGACCAGATCGAGGCGATGACCCTCGCCGACCGGATCGTGCTCATGAATGCTGGCCAGATCGAGCAGTCGGGAACGCCGCTCGAGCTCTACGAAAGGCCGAGGACGCGTTTCGTCGCGGGTTTTCTGGGCTCGCCCAAGATCAATTTCATCAATGCGAGGCTCGATAAGTCAGGGCTGGTCTTCGCCGACGGCCAGATTCTGCGCCTGCCGGCTGAGGAAAACTGGCGTTACGCTTCCCACATCGGCAAAGCGGTCGTCTTCGCCATAAGGCCGCAGCACATAGATCGCGCGCCCAATGCCAAGGCGACGCATCTCAAGAGCGCCATCGATATCGTGCAGCCGACCGGTGCCCGCACTTATGCGACTTTCCGGGTCGCCAGGGAACCGGTCATGGCCGAGCTCGATGCCCATGATGCCGGCAAGCCCGGCGATCAGATTGCCGTTGCATTCGACCTGACCCATTTCATGCTGATCGATCCGGAGAGCGGCAACGTATTGGGGGAACCGTCATGA